From a single Longimicrobiales bacterium genomic region:
- the selB gene encoding selenocysteine-specific translation elongation factor, whose protein sequence is MRPLVLGTAGHIDHGKTALVHALTGTDTDRLPDEKRRGITIDLGFATLSLPNGRRLSIVDVPGHEAFIRNMLAGATGIDLVMLVVAADEGPMPQTHEHLAILELLGIGRGVIALTKADLVEAEWLELVRDELRQTMAATSLAGAPIVDVSARTGQGLDTLTAALVQAADLAPERWHDDLFRMPIDRVFTVRGTGTVVTGTVWSGTVRRDAQVHVLPAGLEARVRGLQQHGADCDEIGPGARAAVALAGVERAALSRGDTLLTGDAWQAGGTLTTTLRVLDDAPGPVRPRERVRVHVGTAEVMGRVALADRELQPGQSTIVQLRLERPLVARAGDHVVVRSYSPVRTIGGGIVLEPAAPKRKRLSADVRGALMRLVGGRGSAPDLVEAAVTIAGPTGVGVEMLPLATGLSPSAVATAVPGCPAVILTGNRVVSAELLHSTAASILREATEFHRTNPMLDGVEREAVRSRLEEPALFDAAVTTLLADGRLTASGNALAMPGHAAAPVGEALVAMERLAGFYEAAGLDAPELGDLPADLAGRADLPVLIRFLERGGTLLRLSATRLISARAVSDSVLAVRTQLPVGKPLGIADFKEVLQLTRRNLIPLLEHYDRSGVTMRAGESRTLREG, encoded by the coding sequence ATGCGCCCGCTCGTGCTCGGTACTGCCGGTCACATCGACCACGGCAAGACCGCCCTCGTCCACGCACTCACCGGCACGGATACCGATCGCCTGCCCGACGAGAAGCGCCGCGGCATAACCATCGACCTGGGCTTTGCCACTCTCTCCCTTCCCAATGGCCGCCGCCTGAGCATCGTCGATGTGCCCGGGCACGAGGCTTTCATCCGCAACATGCTCGCAGGAGCGACGGGCATCGATCTCGTGATGCTCGTCGTCGCGGCGGACGAGGGGCCAATGCCGCAGACGCACGAGCACCTCGCGATCCTGGAGCTGCTGGGCATCGGCCGTGGCGTGATCGCACTCACGAAGGCCGATCTCGTCGAGGCTGAATGGCTTGAGCTGGTGCGTGACGAGCTCCGCCAGACCATGGCCGCCACGTCGCTGGCCGGGGCGCCCATCGTCGACGTGTCCGCTCGCACCGGTCAGGGGCTGGACACCCTGACGGCGGCGCTCGTACAGGCGGCCGACCTCGCCCCGGAGCGCTGGCATGACGATCTGTTCCGGATGCCGATCGACCGTGTATTCACCGTGCGAGGTACGGGTACCGTCGTCACCGGCACCGTGTGGTCCGGGACTGTGCGCCGCGACGCCCAGGTACACGTGCTGCCGGCCGGCCTGGAGGCCCGCGTACGGGGGCTCCAGCAGCATGGGGCGGACTGCGATGAGATCGGACCCGGCGCCCGCGCGGCGGTCGCACTCGCGGGTGTGGAGCGCGCTGCCCTCTCCCGTGGCGATACGCTGCTCACCGGCGATGCCTGGCAGGCTGGCGGGACCCTCACCACGACACTGCGCGTGCTCGACGACGCGCCGGGACCTGTCCGCCCGCGCGAGCGGGTAAGGGTGCATGTCGGCACGGCTGAAGTGATGGGACGCGTGGCCCTCGCGGACCGCGAGCTGCAACCCGGACAGAGCACCATCGTTCAGCTGCGACTGGAGCGGCCCCTGGTCGCGCGCGCCGGGGACCACGTCGTCGTGCGATCCTACTCGCCCGTCCGGACCATCGGCGGCGGCATCGTGCTCGAGCCGGCTGCGCCGAAGCGCAAACGCCTGAGCGCCGACGTGCGTGGCGCCCTGATGCGGCTGGTAGGGGGGCGGGGAAGCGCCCCCGACCTGGTCGAGGCGGCGGTGACCATCGCGGGACCGACCGGAGTCGGCGTCGAAATGCTGCCGCTCGCTACCGGCCTCTCTCCCTCCGCCGTTGCCACCGCCGTGCCCGGGTGTCCTGCCGTGATTCTCACGGGCAACCGCGTCGTCTCGGCAGAGCTCCTGCATTCGACCGCGGCGTCCATCCTCCGGGAGGCGACGGAATTCCATCGCACCAATCCCATGCTCGACGGCGTGGAGCGGGAGGCGGTGCGCAGCCGACTGGAGGAGCCGGCGCTCTTCGATGCCGCCGTCACCACCCTTCTGGCGGACGGGCGCCTGACCGCCAGCGGCAACGCGCTCGCGATGCCCGGCCACGCCGCGGCACCCGTCGGCGAGGCGCTGGTCGCCATGGAGCGCCTGGCCGGTTTCTACGAGGCAGCAGGCCTCGACGCACCGGAGCTCGGAGACCTCCCCGCGGACCTCGCGGGTCGGGCGGATCTGCCGGTCCTGATCCGATTCCTGGAGCGGGGTGGGACGCTGTTGCGGCTGTCGGCCACGCGGCTGATCAGTGCGCGCGCGGTCTCCGACAGCGTCCTTGCCGTAAGGACGCAACTGCCTGTCGGTAAGCCACTTGGTATTGCTGACTTCAAGGAAGTTCTACAGCTCACGCGACGGAATCTGATACCGCTTCTGGAGCATTATGACAGGAGTGGTGTCACGATGCGGGCGGGCGAGAGCAGGACGTTGCGGGAAGGCTGA
- a CDS encoding C4-type zinc ribbon domain-containing protein: protein MHPQLEILLQIQDLKSQRRELRENESGREMEEQEFNINIDDAIGQLDARIDELKEDLPPQVRGRLDRFAKTGGRAVVPMINGICYGCFTAVATGSVADLGRNDNVNYCESCGRFLYVVPG from the coding sequence ATGCATCCCCAGTTGGAAATTCTCCTCCAGATCCAGGACCTGAAGTCGCAGCGCCGCGAGCTGCGCGAGAACGAGAGCGGTCGGGAGATGGAGGAGCAGGAGTTCAACATCAATATCGACGATGCGATAGGTCAGCTCGACGCCCGCATCGACGAGCTCAAGGAAGATCTGCCGCCCCAGGTACGTGGCCGGCTCGACAGGTTCGCGAAGACCGGTGGTCGTGCCGTCGTCCCCATGATCAACGGGATCTGCTACGGCTGCTTCACCGCCGTGGCGACCGGCTCCGTTGCGGACCTGGGCCGTAACGACAACGTCAACTATTGCGAAAGCTGCGGCCGGTTCCTCTACGTGGTACCCGGCTGA
- a CDS encoding PTS sugar transporter subunit IIA — protein MELREFFDREAVALDIRGETKDEILKELIALLRLDEKSEGILFKMLKRRENLGSTGIGRGIAIPHCRSLVVNRLRVAFGRRTNGVEYNAIDNQPVNNFFLIVAPPLEVSNQYLPVLGKLAQFAKDPEITRRLAELDSPDEFLSLLEEKAQ, from the coding sequence ATGGAATTGCGTGAATTTTTCGATAGAGAAGCCGTCGCCCTCGATATCCGCGGGGAGACGAAGGATGAGATCCTCAAGGAGCTGATCGCGCTGCTCAGGCTCGATGAGAAGAGCGAAGGTATCCTTTTCAAGATGCTCAAGCGCCGGGAGAACCTCGGGTCGACGGGCATCGGCCGCGGCATTGCGATCCCCCACTGCCGCTCGCTCGTGGTCAACAGGCTCCGCGTCGCGTTCGGACGCCGCACCAATGGCGTTGAGTACAACGCCATCGACAACCAGCCCGTCAACAACTTCTTCCTGATCGTCGCGCCGCCGCTCGAGGTCAGCAATCAGTACCTGCCGGTGCTGGGCAAGCTCGCGCAGTTCGCGAAGGACCCGGAGATCACGCGGCGGCTCGCCGAGCTGGACTCGCCTGACGAGTTCCTCTCACTCCTCGAAGAGAAGGCCCAGTAG